TATGATAAGATATACAAACTTATAGCCTACTTGGCTAGCATCAGGATTCTTTCGGTCACATCAAAAGAGTGATATAATGCTTCGTTCTATACCTATTTCTAATGTTTCTTATAAAAGATtataatatgcttgtctctgttaaaacacacttacgctagaatgacgtcacgataacgtgcggtgacgtcaaagttatTGTTGCGACCcaaaagactgttttaaattaaaggcatattagaactgaaatacgagggctcttcaaaaataacgtagactttttctctagctaTCATATACTTcaatgaagaaaaacaaaaaatataccatCATGATCTGCAATCTTTCTACTAATTGCACTGCAAATTTCACTTGATTATGATCATGCATTCAGGAGTTACGCCTCATAGAAAACAGTACCTTACACGGACCCGGCGCACAGCGATCgtatttcaacgacgttaacgacgtcatgccttcattgtgatgctgtcattaagtttgcattaattcatatttgtgaattttttataaactttcatGAGCAATACTTAAGTCAAAACAAGAAGACTGAACATTGTTGTGGCGTCTGCTTCATTAGAGTTTGATTTTCAGTTGCTGTTCGCCATAACTAAGCAACTTTCTTATTATCCATGCGAGTCGATGAagacattacatgcattataaacagtaatattaACTTAGTTTAAACGTTGTTTTCTTCCGCCTCCAACGTCGGAATGACGCCATACTCTAGGTACATGTCGCCCTGATGTGTCGCTTCACTTTGGCGTAATTTTGGCCAAACAAGTGTACTATTAGTGCGAACATTAGCGATCAAATTCAAATCAcgacagatcaaaaagcgactgGGCCGGTTACacgtagctatggtaataaaaacgttcAACACGCGTCGCCTacaagcaaaaatgttacaaaaaatatatgaccaaattacaaaaagattccgaattacaacgatatatttcacattattattaacaaaatatacagcatttgacagcaaaagtctacgttatttttgaacagccctcgtaatttatagcaaaaccgtgttttaacactatttatgcactcgggtggtaatacgtcgcaCAAATAGTTTCACTCGagttgcgccctcgtgaaattattacgcccgacgtataaccgcccatcgtgcataaatagtaaCTTGTAGATACACATTTCGGTTCATAATGATCACTGAATATGGTCTTTGATTCTACGCTATATCTCTTTTTTGGTATTGAGCTTTTGTTAACTTCCGAgtctgttttctttgtttattttttttttgtcggaaAGCAAACAGACACCAATTAACGCTTGTTTTTTAAAGGAACTGACATAAAGATCGTACGAAAACAGGAAAAGAGAAaaattttagatatcagaaaaatattgttatatttcttaagaaggcattGAAGCGTAGTTACCGACAATTTTAAATTACTGAAACACATAAGACTTGATTTTACTGGTTCTTCTATTCAATTATAACAGGTAGGTAAACAGCCTTCATTATAAAGCTTTTATTTAACGACCGCTTATTACATATTCCTCCATGGTGCATATTCAAGACCTCAGGAACCCAGGGACCCGTGCTCGATGACCGACTCAagcatgttttgttttcttgatttaagcatttttaagacagtttagaaacaaatacTCATGTCCATATGTTCAAAGAAAGATTGTTTTGCCAACATCTTGTGGTAAGTGCCTTTTGAATATTGAAAGTGGCAAGTGGCTTTGTTGTTTTGAcgaatattataaatatttaaattggtaACTTCATTTAAGTTATTGCACGACGTTTGGTAAATATGTAGTCTTGACTAATGTACGAACAACCTGTTTTAGAGAAGACCACATCAGATAAAAGAGAAACTCCCAACCGTAGCTCGTTCGATTGGGCAACAGAAACAATAGAAAAGCAGACATCTGGTAATAAGATTTCTTTGTCTACTACTAATCGTTACTCAGTATTTGCACATTTAATGATTCATAAACGACATTTCCCTCAAACACAAGTTTACTCTCATCGTTGATTAATTACTAACATTACTGTCCTTGTTCCTAAGAATTTATGCGAAGGTTTGTGTCCAGGCTTAACCATAACTTTAAGTAAAAGGCGTATTTATGTTATGATATAATACCTGTTTGTAGGCTTTCAGATTAATGTCACCCTTTAGTGattttgatataacatttttttgcaaGTGAGTGTGAATCAATGTACACTCAATGTGTTTCTATAGTGCTCATTCGGTATTTGATAATTTGACTACCTATCAACATACTGATCTGTAAATGTTTCACTACTTTAatctttcttttaacattttgattaatTAATTTCTTGTTCAATATTactgtttatatatcatttatttgtctatttccttttaatattttaccattttttacatATGGATGTATACTTATTTAAGTAACTAAATACACTCGGATTGACATATTAACATATTACTTTAGGCGCAGTTATGATTAAGGAGTTCGCATCTAAACACGGGACAATAAACATCGGAGAAATCATTAAAAGCACCGTGCATGACTGGAAATCGGAGAAACTAGCAATTGGAGTTGTTGGTCAGACTGGGTCTGGAAAATCTTCGTTAATAAATACTCTAAGAGATCTAAATGATCCCGAGAATGAACATTATGCTCCGGTTGGCACGACAGAAACTACGAGTAAGTGCAAGTCATACCCCCATCCAAAGTATAGTAATCTTGTATTTTGGGACATTCCAGGTGTTAATTCAACCACTTTTCCTCAAGGAACGTACCTTCGTGATATTGACATTAacaagtatgatttttttcttatatgcTCAGAAACCCGATTCAAAGAATGTGACATATGGTTGGCAAACGAGATTGAAAAGTTGagaaagcatttttattttattcgtaCAAAAATAGATCAAGATTTGAGAAACACTAGAAAACAGAGAGGAGCAAACTATAATAAAGCAAATGAAATGGCAGCCATAAGACAGGAATGCAGGGACAAATTAGATGGAAACTCACCAATCTTTTTAGTCTCGAGCTTTGATCCTCACAAATTTGACTTCCCGAGAATGGTAAGTCAGTTGATTGAAAATGCCCCTGCAGAGAAGAAACGCATACTCATTATGGGTATGGTCAGTACTTCAGAAGAACATATTTGGAGAAAATATTCCTGTCTTAAGGCAGATATTTGGAAAGTTGCATTTCTTTCGGGGATAGTAAATCTCGTTCCTGTTCCGGGGTTTTCCATTGCGATAGATCTACCACTTGTATACAGAACCGCAATGACTTACCGAGACGCATTTCAATTATCAGAGGCTGATATTGAGCGATATTCGTCTCTGTGTGGTGTAGATAAGAGTAAATTCACATCTGAGGCAAAGCTGTCAATAACTGCCAATTTTTTTAAGATGGATgcttttaaactttttcttttgGCTTTAATGACCGTTGGAGAAGCCACAACTGGAATGTTGGCCTTTATTCCATTAGTTGGTAGCACTGTATGCGCAACAATGTCCTACAAATTTACAGGAAATACCCTTCAGGAAATACTAGACAGGTGCAAAGATGATGCAATAAAAATTATTGACTTCGTAAGTACTCATCATATAGATGACTAAGATAAATAAACAAGCATAAAGGGATGCGCATCTGATATATGAAATACGTATTCACTAATAGACTTGCCTTACAATAAGCACATATTTAATATTCTTCTTTTTAGTAGCAAGTATACATCAATCATTCAGgatttcatttgtacatttacGTGTAATTATAGATGTATTTCATACTGCATCCAGAAACCAACTAAGGGAAGGACAAAATGCGGTCCCTGAAAACAACTGGTCTCATGATACAACATATATCTCCAACAACGCTAAAAGGAACTGCAACATTAACATTAaagcattaacgtcttggaaacaaaatatttttaacattgttgattctcatatacaattttaccaaacaaatgaacacctacttccactaaaacccaagtttactttaaggcATTTGAAAAAGGATATCCAAGAATTTCATGCTCATGTAACTCTCAACAAATAGAACAAAAGCAGATcacaaaatcataattatgtacACGGTTCAGGGGGTATTTTGATTGATATCACAACATTTCTATTATCTTCACATTTACACAACTCGGTTCAGCATTATACATCAAAGGAGACGCTAAATCACGAAGGGCAAACGTAAAGTCGTCTACTATCTATGCGTACATCACACTTCTGTCCATACTGTTACAGTACAAACACGTTTCCACAAAACAGTAGTGTCTAAACTGTTctatttattctgttttattaCAAATCATCTATCACTTGGTTTTTATCCTATAAATAGTTTAACTGCAATGCATCCCGTataaagtcgccccgacttcatctcagtgtattttctggtccttcgggatcattgatgtCAACTCATTTagttttgaagattgaatacagcttaagccggtgctagggcgtttgggcagtgttgcattttccattactgctcatgaacagactccatcaaaccgagtctgcaatcttcactgtttgccttgttcttggtgcttccgagggatctacttttcagattttatcttTAGTATTTACATAGACGGCGGAAATGCTGGCACCAGGCCTTTCGCATCTTTTTTCCGGAAGAAGTGTCTTTTTGCTTGGCAATTTCTTTCTGCTTTTTTCTTGTATGTCGGTGGCAAAATCCCACTTTTTGCTTTATAACTTTCAGGCACGTGGCCTTGATTGACCCCTGTATCGAATTTAAGGCTAATGTCTTCATTTATTGTTGCCTAGTAAAAGACTTACCTTAATCAACAGCGCCTGATATGCTGCTTTCATGCAGTGTTTGGAACAATATCTGAGGATAGAACTCATGTTCCTTGTATTCTTACTTATATGAAGTGTCCAAGTAAAAGGTTACTGAAAAGTTTATACAGGCTACAAGTTTGagtaacatgttttaaaatgtgtATACATATAAGCGAAAGTGTAGGCATCATTAACAGAACAAAATGTCGAGTCACTATTTTTTGTTCAATAGATAGTCATCAGCATACAGACGCCCTTGTGGTATTACAGTAGTGGCAGATCTTTTGTATACACATAGAATAAAAATGTCCTATGAAAGTAGCATGGGGAAAAAAGTTAAAGTAAAACTTTAATTTGGCTtaggtttttcttttttgacatttaCAGCATAATTGTTTTGGGAAAGGTGTTTGATGTAACGCTTAAGACATTACTAAAACTTTAGTGGTgcgttaaatattcatttttttatgctTACTGGTGAAATACTGCAAATTATCAGTGGAATATTTCTCTTCATCACTCTCAGTGACGATTTTCATTTTAAGGAAAAATTATCTTCCTTTAAAAATGTATTCATCAATTACCTCCCTCTGCTGCCTTTAGAATAACTGGTACCCTATAGTTGCTCTAATTTTCTAGCCATAAAAAGTCATTTTAAGCTTAGCATTCCTGTATAGAACAAACAAGCTATACTTACGTTTTCAAAGACATAAAagtaatgctctagaaatgttaccttggtTGTTCATGCATACGTGTCctccatttttcatttgataagagCTCTACTATCGTTTGGTAGATTATACTGGCGAGAGCATATTTAATTgattgttgtcttagttaattagtacaaccttacgtaatatgccagcaatTTCGTCGAAGTACTACCAGACGCAGACTTGTTCCGAATTTCGCAACATGCAGCTCCTATATCAATATTTCCTGGTAATTTCTGTTCAATCCATGATAATATTTTATTCAGCTGCTATTTTTAAGTCGGATGTCAGTAATCCCCCAGTTTTTACGTTCTTCGTGATGTTTTTAATCTGACCATCAGTATGTGTTTGTGTGGTAAAAAAAGAAAGCTTCCAGGCATTGAACGGACTGATGGCATTAACcagaaagttttaaatatgcataCTCAACTATTGACATTTCCCACTGTCTGTTAGCCGCGGACGGTGTATTTttcaagcaaaatattttaagtcagtttttggtttgttttgtgTTGATTTCGCAGACCTGATCACCAATATTTGACAAGTGACCGTGATCATTTAGCGGATGCATCACATGTAACATAGTGGcctaaataaatacatttttcatgAAGTATGATTCTCATTTGAATTTGTAAGCgtgcaataaaaagaaatttcacaaattagcataaaataaaaaaaaacaacagttgttTGTTCTCAGTgcgatatcaaaatatatattcaccGATAATTTTAAGGGAGCCAGTTCAATATTTTCACGAATTGTTTCCCTTATTAGtgaagaaatattttgatatatcactgcaaacaaacaaatatccttcaTAGTGTAAATACAAAATTGTTGTGTTATTATTAAAATGTCAgagatatttttaaagttatattttaaattgaaaagtatTAAATTCCTAGCGCAGTATAGCTGTAGTTAAAAGGTTGAGGAAGATTCTTCAATAACTAATAAAactattatttacatatatatcgTAGCTAGTCAAATGTACAATGTCAGATGCGAAATAGTTTCAAATCATGATAATTCAAAATACTACATCATTGATTTAGGCTATAATTCAGGAAAAGAACGATTAAACATATTACTTTTTCAGTGTGGATATTAAGATGCTGCTTTAATAAGTATTAAATGGTATTAAATGGTATTTCAGCAA
The sequence above is drawn from the Mercenaria mercenaria strain notata unplaced genomic scaffold, MADL_Memer_1 contig_959, whole genome shotgun sequence genome and encodes:
- the LOC128555031 gene encoding T-cell-specific guanine nucleotide triphosphate-binding protein 2-like — protein: MDDGSTGTPIPFKVTDNIKAKPILLIYHTFEDFMKQCREIFDISTEEEITLESADDGCVVDKGAIPYLDPKSLLILHTTKKSKTNAGHKADWTQNTGESHSLRKTDLSCSGKIPSLDDLADITNKVGNVTTTSCQKTTSDKRETPNRSSFDWATETIEKQTSGAVMIKEFASKHGTINIGEIIKSTVHDWKSEKLAIGVVGQTGSGKSSLINTLRDLNDPENEHYAPVGTTETTSKCKSYPHPKYSNLVFWDIPGVNSTTFPQGTYLRDIDINKYDFFLICSETRFKECDIWLANEIEKLRKHFYFIRTKIDQDLRNTRKQRGANYNKANEMAAIRQECRDKLDGNSPIFLVSSFDPHKFDFPRMVSQLIENAPAEKKRILIMGMVSTSEEHIWRKYSCLKADIWKVAFLSGIVNLVPVPGFSIAIDLPLVYRTAMTYRDAFQLSEADIERYSSLCGVDKSKFTSEAKLSITANFFKMDAFKLFLLALMTVGEATTGMLAFIPLVGSTVCATMSYKFTGNTLQEILDRCKDDAIKIIDFVSTHHIDD